In Streptomyces dangxiongensis, one DNA window encodes the following:
- a CDS encoding DUF4097 family beta strand repeat-containing protein, translating into MPSFDTPEPVSATAHVYAGSIRFAAGDRLDTVVEVLPRDPKRDQDVRAAAQTEVTYASGVLTVRTPKHRSLVGRAGTVDVTVELPTGSHVDMTGSWVQVLGEGRLGEVRVKTSSGDVRLDTTGPLHLTASHGSITVDRIEGTAEIATSSGSLRVGTVDGPAVLKNSHGTTTVGAASGELRVSGANGDIDIARAEGPVVATTAHGTLRVVEVARGTVQLETSYGAIEVGVREGTAAWLDVSSGHGQVRNTLTASATPGKSEDTVEVRARTRYGNIDVRRARS; encoded by the coding sequence ATGCCTTCTTTCGACACTCCCGAACCGGTTTCGGCCACCGCCCACGTGTACGCGGGTTCCATCCGGTTCGCCGCGGGCGACCGCCTCGACACGGTCGTCGAGGTGCTCCCCCGCGACCCGAAGCGGGACCAGGACGTGCGGGCGGCGGCCCAGACCGAGGTCACGTACGCGAGCGGCGTCCTGACGGTCAGGACGCCCAAGCACCGCAGTCTCGTCGGGCGCGCCGGCACCGTCGACGTGACGGTCGAACTGCCCACGGGCTCGCACGTCGACATGACCGGCTCCTGGGTGCAGGTGCTCGGTGAGGGCCGGCTCGGCGAGGTGCGCGTCAAGACCTCGTCCGGTGACGTCCGCCTCGACACGACCGGGCCGCTCCACCTGACCGCCTCCCACGGCTCGATCACCGTCGACCGGATCGAGGGCACGGCCGAGATCGCCACCAGCTCCGGCAGCCTGCGCGTCGGCACCGTCGACGGCCCCGCCGTCCTGAAGAACTCGCACGGCACCACGACCGTCGGCGCCGCGAGCGGCGAGCTGCGGGTGAGCGGCGCCAACGGTGACATCGACATCGCGCGCGCCGAGGGCCCGGTCGTCGCCACCACCGCCCACGGAACCCTGCGTGTCGTCGAAGTCGCGCGCGGGACAGTCCAGTTGGAGACGTCCTACGGCGCCATCGAGGTCGGTGTCCGCGAGGGCACCGCCGCCTGGCTGGACGTCAGCTCCGGGCACGGGCAGGTCCGCAACACGCTCACCGCGTCCGCCACCCCGGGGAAGTCGGAGGACACCGTCGAGGTCCGCGCCCGCACCCGCTACGGAAACATCGACGTGCGCCGCGCCCGCTCCTGA